AAATATCAATGGAATTGAAACCATTTACACTAAGCAGTTGCGCAGACTACACAAGGCAGTAGTTAATTATAAAGTGACAAGTTATGGGGATTATGGCAGTTAGCTCTATGCCAGACTTAGTTAAGACTTTCTCTATGAGATACTTACCTGAACCTACTGCACAATTCCATGGTCATGATCCTTCTGCAAAAGCTCCTCTGATGTATAAGCAAAGTaagtttttctttctctattctCTGTGAAATGAGTGTATTGTGAGGGGTCTTCCTGAAGGTCTTTTagtaacaaaataatttttacattgCAGGAAAAGTAGATTCAGTCATCAGAACAATTAACAAGCTATGGAAGAAAGCGGATAGTTTTGCACGCGGAGTTAGAGAACATGGTAACAATTATTTAACCAGATAGTTTTCACTGATTGTGAAGCTGGGTATCTAGGGTAGAAATGATTGCTTAATTAGTTTACTTTAAAGTCGTATGCAAAAACCTAATGCATTCTTGTTGCCGTGAAATTGTAGTGAGACTGGCGCCCAAGATTGCTGAAACTGTGAAGGGGAAGTTGAGTTTGGCTGCAAAAATTCTGCAAGTAGGCGGAATGGAGAAAATATTCAAGCAGCTGTTCAGTGTGAGAGAAGGAGAGAAACTGTTGAAGGCTTCTCAATGCTATTTGTCAACTACAGCAGGTCCAATAGCAGGCCTCCTCTTTATCTCCACAGACAAGGTTGCATTTCGCAGTGAGAGATCACTGAAATTCTATTCGAAGAACGGAGAAATTGTTAGAGTTCACTACAAGGTAATAAGTCACACATCAATTGCATTTTTGTTTACCTCTCTTTCTAGCATCATAATAAGTTTTGCAATTCCTGTGTACAGGTTTTGATCCCAACTGAGAAAATTAAGGGAGTAAACCAAAGTGTTAATATGAAGAAACCATCTCAGAAGTACATGGAAATTTGCACTGTAGACGATTTTGACTTCTGGTTCATGGGTTTCTTAAACTATGAGAAGGCTTTCAAATACGTTAAGCTGGCGATCTCCCAGAGCATAAATGATGTACTAAGGAAAGACCTTCTGCTATGAAAAACACCATTAATTAATCCTGTAGAGTATGTTATTATGTCAACCTCAAGTTTGTGGACAACTTCAGATTTTTCTAGATGAGCTAATTAcgataaacaataataaaaaacaataaagtaatgaaagagaacacaagaatttaagTGGTTGAGCTAAAAATAATGTCAGCCTACATCCACCGTTGTTGATGAACTCCTACCGTAGGATAAAAATTACAAGCTTACAAGATAAGAATAAATCAACTAGCTACTTGCGCCATGACACTTAAGCCTAGCCTGTTACCGCAGAGATTGTCTCCCTACTTAGTCTTATTAAGGCTCCTAAGTTATTCATCTACTACTTACCACTTTGTCAGTCTCCATTATTGTTTCGTCACATAGCTTTATAACAAGCCCTTTATATAGTTGTAAAGACTTCTTAGCATCCTAAGAGGATTTAGGTAAATTTATTCTTTCCTACTAGAACACAACCTTTGACTATATAAATCCTGTAAGAACTATAACTCTCGTACATCTTATTTGGATTATGCATTCTTTCCGTTTGAACTAGTAGTTCCAACTTAGGATTCCAATCTTTGCTTAATGTTGATCCATATATACTTGGCGAATTCTCCACCTTAGAGCAAGCATAAGCAATTAATCATTCTTCGTATCTTAACTTCACCAACAAATTTCTAGTCGAGTGCACTGTGCTTTGATTATCAGGACTGATTGTGACCTGCTCTTGTCACTCTAAGCTCAACAGCCTAGCCTTCTAACCACAACTTCCTTGACAACATTGGTAACAATAACATATTCAAATTTAGTTGTTGATAAAGTAAACACATGTACCATGGCCTTTCAACTTATTGTACAAACAAATGAAGTAAACATAAAACTTGTCAACGACCTTTTGTCAAGATCTCTAACAAATTCAGAACTAATGTATCCCACAAGCTTCTCATCCTTGAATCCAACTTTATGATATGTTAGCCCATATGAGCTAGTCTCTCTACAATACTCAACACCCATTTAATAGATTGCTAATGTTCCTTTCCAGGGTTTGACATAAATCTACTGACCAAGCTCGTAGCATAAGCTAAATTCAGTCTTGTATATATCATTTAGTACATTAGGTTCCATACCGCGTTTGCATATGAAATCCTTACCATCGCAGCCTTTTGTTTAGTTGTCAAAGCTTACTGCTTTGATGAAAGCTTAAAATGTATTACTAAAGTGTTTGAACAATCTTAGTTTGAGTCATCTCATTCCTCTCTATAAATTTATTAGCGTaattctttgtctttttctcaACTCCAAATTTTCTCGATTTCCATACCCAAAATCTTCTTCACAAATCCTGAttccttcatctcaaattctaaGCTCAATTGTAGTTTCAATTTGTAAACCTCATTCAAGTTTGTGGATGCAATTAGCATGTCATCCACATCTAACAATAAGAAAATCTCGCACTGCTCAATTTGCCACTTGAAATAAACACAACTGTCGCTCTTCTTGAAACCATTATTTGTCAAAAGCTTATCAAACGGCAGGTACCATAACCTAGACGATTGCTTCAAGTCATATAATGAATTTCTTAGTAAGGATACCTCACCTTCCTTGCCTTTGACTGGGAAACTCTGAAGTTGGACCATGTAGATTGATACAGAATTGAAAATCTCTCTTGTGCTGTTGGAAAGTCGCCCTCTTAGGTTTTCTCTGCTTAAATTACTTCACAGCCATATATCCCAACTATTCTATTAAGTATTAAGTCACAAGAGACGATTAATAAAAAACTGACTATTGTATTAATCTTCTTTAATGATTACAAAAATAAAGTTCAGTGGCTCATTACAGTCTAAGCCATACATTAAACTGGAAATACAGTAAAACACTCTCAACTAGCATTGGAGAGTTGCTTCTCTCCCCTTTCTTACCAAGTTCCTAATTTTCTGCCCGAATGTCTTTtgcctctatatatatatgtatatatatatattgcaaagTGTTTATTCACTCTCAGCTTGCCACATTCCAGCTTGAATATCCTGGTGGTCCAGCCCTTTTCGCTGTTGAATATCTTCCTTTTGCTGTTCGGTTGTCTCATGGTCCTTTACTAAGAGCTTGCCATCTGTTATTTTCATCAAACTGCCACTTCTCCCCTTCCTCTGTTGCTTCTTCTTCATCCTAGGGAAAACATATACATGAGTTCTAACATAGATCTTCTTTTAAAGGAATCCATGcaagaaaaattgttttgacatccatttgttCAAGCTTCATGTTATATTGAGCTTCCAAAGCTTAAAACATGTGTGTTTTACCATAAGATAATAGATTTAGTTTAAAGTTTATCCTTTTTTATGTAAAACGCTTTGCAATTAGTTTTCCTTGTAGCCTGCTTTCTCTACTCGACGTATACCTTCTTTCgaccaattttttattaggtGGTTTGATAAGATCCTAGGTATTATTCTTCATCAATGAATCCATTTCATCTAACATCTTCAAAGCTTCCAGGTTAATCTTCATCTAACACTTGTACTGCGAACagagcgaaaaaaaaaaaaaagtagttttcCATATCTCTCAGGTGGTTTAAATTGCCTCAATGTTTTGTCCTTGGCTAGCTGGCACATACTCAGATCACCTTGCACATATCTGACTTGATCTCCTTCTACATCTTGGTCAACCGTGTCATAATCATCTACCTTTACTTGTTTTGTGGTTTCTTCAATGTCGAGCTTATCTAATTGCTTTGAATTTAAGGTTTGTTGTATAcctaaaaattaactttatttataatcatcttTCTCCACTTGTCTCAAAGATATCCATCCTTCATGTACATTTCAACCTCCCTAAAGGTGATATCATGACTCACAACACTTGGAAGAATTACCCTCAAGTAATTATAAGTTGGCAGCAAATTAACTTGATCACATCTCCTTTGGTGCTTTGAAGCTAATTACTACAAATG
This sequence is a window from Mangifera indica cultivar Alphonso chromosome 5, CATAS_Mindica_2.1, whole genome shotgun sequence. Protein-coding genes within it:
- the LOC123216590 gene encoding GEM-like protein 6 — translated: MGIMAVSSMPDLVKTFSMRYLPEPTAQFHGHDPSAKAPLMYKQRKVDSVIRTINKLWKKADSFARGVREHVRLAPKIAETVKGKLSLAAKILQVGGMEKIFKQLFSVREGEKLLKASQCYLSTTAGPIAGLLFISTDKVAFRSERSLKFYSKNGEIVRVHYKVLIPTEKIKGVNQSVNMKKPSQKYMEICTVDDFDFWFMGFLNYEKAFKYVKLAISQSINDVLRKDLLL